Proteins co-encoded in one Nymphaea colorata isolate Beijing-Zhang1983 unplaced genomic scaffold, ASM883128v2 scaffold0134, whole genome shotgun sequence genomic window:
- the LOC116268139 gene encoding uncharacterized protein LOC116268139 gives MHRDLKPDNILIGMEKDVKISDFGLARETTGIFVTGQMGTPLYAGPEVYLNKYDENYSERCDVWGAGMILYEMLTGKLLFQNVNKRPTFHQVLEKLKIVYDTMLNEIRNKVAHVPNANTRAGKAEIFLQFTVDKYGILAKISERLSQKDLKDTWELAVDVSDGSYDVEETYNQHLKLILKEKMDVYHKGLLVSLKDEEIALYHLIHVGALLEELIKNDDYLKKNYVKDILAKTDPETGKSMPSRSPL, from the exons ATGCACAGAGATCTAAAACCAGACAACATCCTCATCGGTATGGAGAAGGACGTGAAGATCAGTGACTTTGGGCTTGCCCGCGAGACTACCGGCATCTTTGTTACTGGCCAAATGGGAACCCCTCTCTACGCAGGTCCCGAGGTCTACCTCAATAAATACGACGAGAACTATTCGGAGCGTTGCGACGTTTGGGGCGCAGGAATGATCCTCTACGAAATGCTGACGGGGAAATTGCTCTTCCAGAACGTCAAT AAGAGACCCACCTTCCACCAGGTGCTCGAGAAGCTCAAGATTGTCTATGACACCATGCTGAATGAGATTCGCAACAAAGTAGCACACGTTCCGAATGCAAATACTAGAGCTGGAAAAGCGGAAATTTTCCTGCAGTTTACTGTCGACAAATACGGCATACTTGCCAAGATCAGTGAAAGACTTAGTCAGAAG GACCTCAAGGATACTTGGGAACTGGCGGTGGATGTCAGTGACGGCAGCTACGATGTGGAAGAGACCTATAACCAGCACCTCAAACTCATCCTCAAGGAGAAAATGGACGTCTACCATAAGGGATTGCTCGTATCGCTCAAGGACGAAGAGATCGCCCTATACCATCTCATCCACGTAGGAGCCCTCCTGGAGGAGTTGATCAAAAACGATGACTACCTCAAGAAGAACTACGTCAAGGACATCTTGGCCAAGACCGATCCGGAAACAGGGAAGAGCATGCCAAGCAGATCACCGCTTTGA